A stretch of the Thalassotalea euphylliae genome encodes the following:
- a CDS encoding aminoacyl-histidine dipeptidase, translated as MSQLAQLTPNSLWQLFDRICSIPHPSKHEQAISAWIQSWAKEQGIAVKEDAVGNLILKKPASAGMEARKGVILQAHMDMVPQKNSGTEHDFLTDPIQPYTVEEADGLWVTAKDTTLGADNGIGLASALAVLASDDIAHGPLEVLVTIDEEAGMTGAFGLQSGEFDGEILINTDSEQEGEVYMGCAGGIDGNATFAIETEAVPADYQAFNLSLSGLKGGHSGVDIHTGRANANKLLVRFLLSAVKQFDIQLTELNGGSLRNAIPREANASFVVAKQHVPALTKAVADYLAQAKDNLKAIETDLDMLLISPEDFEQCWSKACQLTILNALNACPNGVIRMSDDIEGIVETSLNLGVMRTKGSKFVAQTLIRSLHDDGRLATEETVRSVFELAGADIEFTGAYPGWQPDTSSPIMQVVRETYQAEFGKLPEIMVIHAGLECGLFKTAYPHWDMVSFGPTIKFPHSPDEKVNVETVGQYWQLLLAVLKNIPAK; from the coding sequence ATGTCGCAACTAGCACAACTTACCCCCAACTCACTGTGGCAATTATTTGACCGTATTTGCAGCATCCCTCACCCGTCTAAACACGAACAAGCGATTTCCGCTTGGATCCAGTCATGGGCGAAAGAACAAGGCATCGCAGTGAAAGAAGACGCTGTTGGTAATCTAATTCTAAAGAAACCAGCAAGCGCAGGCATGGAAGCTAGAAAAGGCGTTATTCTTCAAGCGCATATGGACATGGTGCCGCAAAAAAATAGCGGTACTGAACACGACTTTTTAACCGACCCCATTCAGCCATACACAGTTGAAGAAGCCGATGGCCTGTGGGTAACCGCCAAAGACACAACCTTAGGTGCCGATAATGGTATCGGTTTAGCATCGGCATTAGCCGTACTGGCAAGTGATGATATCGCACATGGCCCACTTGAAGTGCTAGTAACCATTGATGAAGAAGCAGGTATGACAGGCGCATTTGGCTTACAGTCAGGTGAGTTTGACGGCGAGATTCTAATCAACACCGACTCTGAACAAGAAGGTGAAGTGTACATGGGCTGCGCTGGTGGTATTGATGGCAATGCAACCTTTGCCATTGAAACTGAAGCTGTGCCTGCTGATTATCAGGCATTTAACCTGTCGCTGTCAGGTTTAAAAGGTGGCCACTCAGGTGTTGATATTCATACGGGTCGCGCCAATGCCAATAAGTTGCTCGTGCGCTTCTTATTGAGTGCTGTTAAACAGTTTGATATTCAGTTAACCGAGCTAAACGGTGGTAGCTTGCGCAATGCCATTCCACGTGAAGCAAATGCCAGTTTTGTCGTTGCCAAGCAACATGTCCCGGCATTAACAAAAGCAGTAGCTGACTATCTAGCGCAAGCTAAAGACAATCTAAAAGCGATTGAAACGGATCTGGATATGCTGTTGATCTCGCCAGAAGATTTTGAACAGTGTTGGTCAAAAGCGTGCCAGTTAACAATTCTAAATGCGCTAAATGCCTGCCCTAACGGCGTTATTCGCATGAGTGATGATATTGAAGGCATTGTCGAAACTTCGCTTAACCTAGGTGTGATGCGCACTAAAGGCAGTAAGTTTGTTGCACAAACCTTGATCCGTAGCTTGCATGACGATGGTCGCTTAGCCACTGAAGAAACCGTGCGCTCAGTATTTGAATTAGCGGGTGCCGATATCGAATTTACGGGTGCCTACCCTGGCTGGCAACCAGATACCAGCTCACCAATTATGCAGGTAGTTCGTGAAACCTATCAGGCAGAATTTGGTAAATTGCCTGAAATTATGGTGATTCACGCAGGTCTAGAGTGTGGTTTATTTAAAACCGCCTATCCACATTGGGATATGGTTTCATTTGGCCCAACCATTAAATTCCCGCATTCACCTGATGAAAAAGTGAACGTTGAAACCGTTGGTCAATACTGGCAATTATTGTTAGCGGTACTGAAAAACATCCCTGCAAAATAA
- the slmA gene encoding nucleoid occlusion factor SlmA, whose amino-acid sequence MSTTEKPNRKQQILECLAMMLQSSPGQRITTAKLAAEVGVSEAALYRHFPSKARMFEGLIEFIEESIFSRINLILSDHKEAVIRCHHILHVLLIFAERNPGMCRILSGDALMGENERLRLRVNQFFEKLESQFKQVLRERKLREGKGFEISEQALANLLVSFAEGKISQYVRSGFSKKPSDEFNEQWQFLMASK is encoded by the coding sequence ATGTCAACCACCGAAAAACCGAATCGTAAACAGCAAATTCTTGAATGCTTGGCTATGATGCTGCAATCAAGTCCTGGACAGCGTATTACCACTGCTAAACTTGCCGCCGAAGTAGGTGTCTCTGAAGCCGCGCTTTACCGCCACTTTCCGTCGAAGGCCCGCATGTTCGAAGGCTTAATTGAGTTTATTGAAGAATCGATTTTTTCTCGCATTAACCTAATTTTATCAGACCACAAAGAAGCGGTGATCCGCTGCCATCATATTTTGCATGTGTTGCTGATTTTTGCAGAGCGCAACCCTGGTATGTGCCGTATCTTATCTGGCGACGCGCTGATGGGTGAAAACGAGCGCTTGCGTTTGCGCGTTAACCAGTTTTTTGAAAAACTCGAGTCTCAATTTAAGCAGGTCTTACGCGAGCGCAAGCTGCGTGAAGGTAAAGGTTTTGAGATCTCAGAGCAGGCACTTGCGAATTTATTAGTCTCGTTTGCTGAAGGTAAAATTAGCCAATACGTGCGCTCTGGTTTTAGCAAAAAGCCAAGCGATGAATTTAATGAACAATGGCAATTTTTAATGGCAAGCAAATAA
- the coaBC gene encoding bifunctional phosphopantothenoylcysteine decarboxylase/phosphopantothenate--cysteine ligase CoaBC translates to MQILHNKNIVLGITGGIAAYKGPELVRRLKEQGANVRVVITESAKAFVSSLSLQAVSANPVADDLLDPQAELAMGHIELAKWADLILVAPATANTIAKLAHGMADDLLTTIALATAAPVAIAPAMNQQMWHNPITQRNLDELAKFGIKQFGPAAGEQACGDVGLGRMLDVPELVSAVTELFARDQQVLAGQHWVITAGPTQEPIDPVRYISNHSSGKMGYAIAQAAIEAGANVTLISGPTKLTPPSHSQHVPVVSAQEMHQQALANAPKADVFVACAAVADYRVAQVAEQKIKKHEDAMQINMVKNPDIVADVAALTENRPFTVGFAAETQDVEQYARGKLQRKSLDLIAANNVSVAGQGFNSDDNALTVFSATDKTELSLASKTQLAKDLVAIISAKAELKS, encoded by the coding sequence ATGCAAATTTTACACAATAAAAACATTGTCTTAGGTATTACTGGTGGGATTGCCGCGTACAAGGGACCTGAGCTCGTTAGACGCTTAAAAGAACAAGGCGCGAATGTTCGCGTGGTCATCACGGAATCAGCGAAAGCATTTGTTAGCTCACTATCGCTGCAAGCGGTTTCTGCTAATCCAGTTGCTGACGATTTACTCGACCCGCAAGCCGAATTAGCCATGGGACATATCGAGTTAGCGAAATGGGCCGACTTGATTCTTGTCGCGCCAGCAACAGCAAACACCATTGCCAAACTCGCTCACGGTATGGCAGATGATTTATTGACGACTATTGCGTTAGCAACAGCGGCACCTGTTGCCATCGCACCAGCAATGAATCAACAAATGTGGCACAACCCTATCACCCAACGAAACCTTGATGAATTGGCTAAGTTTGGCATCAAACAATTTGGTCCAGCAGCTGGTGAACAGGCTTGTGGTGATGTTGGTTTAGGACGCATGTTAGATGTGCCTGAATTAGTCAGTGCTGTAACTGAGCTGTTTGCTCGCGACCAACAAGTGCTCGCCGGCCAGCACTGGGTCATAACTGCTGGCCCAACACAAGAACCGATAGATCCTGTGCGTTATATTTCCAACCATAGCTCAGGCAAAATGGGTTACGCGATAGCACAAGCGGCGATTGAAGCTGGCGCTAATGTCACGTTGATCTCTGGACCAACAAAATTAACACCGCCAAGTCACAGCCAGCATGTACCTGTCGTTAGCGCGCAAGAAATGCACCAGCAAGCGCTTGCCAACGCGCCAAAAGCAGATGTCTTTGTGGCATGTGCGGCTGTAGCCGACTACCGCGTTGCACAAGTTGCCGAGCAAAAAATCAAAAAACACGAAGATGCTATGCAAATCAACATGGTAAAAAACCCTGACATTGTTGCCGATGTTGCCGCGCTAACCGAAAACCGTCCGTTTACTGTGGGATTTGCCGCAGAAACGCAAGACGTCGAACAATATGCACGTGGTAAATTACAGCGCAAGAGTCTAGATTTGATTGCAGCAAATAATGTGTCTGTTGCAGGTCAAGGCTTTAACAGCGATGACAACGCCTTAACCGTGTTTTCAGCAACCGATAAAACCGAGCTTTCGCTGGCCAGCAAAACACAGTTAGCAAAAGATCTTGTGGCGATTATTTCAGCAAAAGCAGAGCTCAAATCGTAA
- the radC gene encoding RadC family protein, producing MLKTWPAQERPREKLLSQGAQSLSDAELLAIFLRTGVKGCSVVDLARQLLNSFGSIAAIYQASMQDFCQHHGLGQAKYVQLQACLEMSKRYLKEQVGEQHYLTSSSDTKNYLISELRGERHEVFGVVLLNSQHQVIGFERLFEGTIDAAAVYPRVVVENVLLQSAAAVILVHNHPSGLATPSEADQRITQRLIQALALIEVKVLDHLIIAKHQCYSFAEHGQL from the coding sequence ATGTTAAAGACATGGCCAGCACAGGAAAGGCCGCGTGAAAAGTTGTTGAGTCAAGGAGCGCAGTCACTCAGTGATGCTGAGCTCTTGGCAATATTTTTACGCACCGGAGTAAAGGGTTGCTCGGTGGTTGATTTGGCTCGCCAGCTGCTCAACAGTTTTGGCAGTATTGCCGCTATTTACCAAGCCAGCATGCAAGATTTTTGTCAGCACCATGGCTTAGGGCAAGCTAAATATGTTCAGCTGCAAGCATGTTTAGAAATGTCTAAACGCTATCTTAAAGAGCAAGTTGGCGAGCAGCACTATTTAACCAGTTCTAGCGATACCAAAAATTATTTAATTTCAGAGCTTCGTGGTGAACGCCATGAAGTGTTTGGCGTTGTTTTGCTTAATAGTCAGCATCAAGTAATTGGCTTTGAACGATTATTTGAGGGGACAATAGACGCCGCTGCGGTATACCCGCGTGTTGTTGTCGAAAATGTCCTGTTACAAAGTGCTGCGGCCGTAATTTTGGTTCACAATCATCCATCTGGATTGGCGACACCGAGCGAGGCAGATCAGCGTATTACGCAGCGGTTAATTCAGGCGTTGGCCTTGATTGAGGTAAAAGTACTCGATCATTTAATTATCGCTAAGCATCAGTGTTATTCATTTGCAGAGCATGGGCAATTATAA
- a CDS encoding PilZ domain-containing protein — protein sequence MTDSSNHEMERRQSIRLDMEKELVTVSWSDSDGRQWTKTLACLDFSRGGVRVDSDMAIAENTQVVITFKSNSSAQQEFDCTVLRCIEQPTGWYEVAFTLDDKK from the coding sequence ATGACCGACAGTAGTAACCATGAGATGGAAAGGCGTCAATCAATTCGATTAGATATGGAAAAAGAACTGGTCACCGTCAGCTGGTCTGACAGTGATGGCAGGCAGTGGACAAAAACCTTGGCTTGTTTAGATTTTTCGCGCGGTGGTGTGCGAGTCGATAGCGATATGGCAATTGCAGAAAATACGCAAGTGGTGATCACCTTTAAATCTAACAGTTCAGCGCAGCAAGAGTTTGATTGTACTGTGTTGCGTTGCATTGAGCAGCCAACGGGCTGGTATGAAGTTGCCTTCACGTTAGATGATAAGAAGTAA
- a CDS encoding AAA family ATPase: MMILVGGEKGGSGKSCLAQNMAVYFAKHKNAIVLMVDCDPQRTTSDWIQARNTDPSLPAINCIQLYGKIRNDLLSLNQHYDYVVVDCGGQDNLALRAAMSVADHVVIPLRPKRRDLKTVPHMEDMLSTCKMVNPKMLASFVITQCPALPTQANRILEAKEVCASYGINVLNAVTYNRNVYDDSEESGSSVLENEPDGKAAQEMIAIAEELLAMKPDNSHEFN; the protein is encoded by the coding sequence ATGATGATATTGGTTGGTGGTGAAAAAGGTGGTAGCGGTAAAAGTTGCTTAGCGCAGAACATGGCGGTGTACTTTGCTAAACACAAAAATGCCATTGTCTTGATGGTTGATTGTGATCCGCAACGCACAACGTCTGATTGGATTCAGGCGCGTAATACTGACCCTTCGCTGCCGGCTATCAATTGTATTCAATTATACGGCAAGATCCGCAATGATTTACTCAGTTTAAACCAACATTACGATTACGTTGTGGTTGATTGTGGTGGCCAAGACAACCTTGCGCTGCGCGCTGCAATGTCGGTTGCTGACCATGTGGTGATTCCACTTCGCCCGAAACGTCGAGACTTAAAAACCGTGCCTCATATGGAAGACATGCTCAGCACGTGTAAAATGGTTAATCCTAAAATGCTCGCCTCATTTGTGATTACTCAGTGCCCTGCACTGCCAACCCAAGCCAATCGAATTTTAGAAGCCAAAGAAGTATGTGCCTCATATGGCATCAATGTACTTAACGCAGTCACTTATAACCGCAATGTTTACGATGATAGCGAAGAGTCTGGCTCTTCGGTGTTAGAAAATGAGCCTGATGGCAAAGCTGCACAGGAAATGATAGCGATTGCTGAGGAGCTGCTTGCGATGAAGCCGGATAACTCTCATGAGTTTAACTGA
- the rpmB gene encoding 50S ribosomal protein L28: MSKVCQVTGKKPVVGNNRSHARNATRRRFLPNLQSHRFWVESENRFVKLRLTPKGMRIIDKKGIDAVLADIRARGEKV; encoded by the coding sequence ATGTCTAAAGTTTGCCAAGTAACTGGCAAAAAACCAGTTGTAGGGAACAATCGTTCTCACGCTAGAAACGCGACACGTCGTCGTTTCTTACCAAACCTTCAATCTCACCGTTTTTGGGTTGAGAGCGAAAACCGTTTCGTAAAATTACGCCTTACTCCTAAAGGTATGCGTATTATCGATAAGAAAGGCATCGATGCAGTATTAGCTGACATCCGTGCTCGCGGCGAAAAAGTCTAA
- the rpmG gene encoding 50S ribosomal protein L33, whose amino-acid sequence MRDKIRLVSSAGTGHFYTTDKNKKTMPEKMEIKKFDPVVRKHVVYKEAKIK is encoded by the coding sequence ATGCGTGATAAAATTCGTTTAGTATCTTCTGCTGGTACAGGTCATTTTTATACTACTGATAAGAATAAAAAGACTATGCCAGAGAAAATGGAAATCAAAAAATTCGACCCTGTAGTACGTAAGCACGTTGTCTACAAAGAAGCTAAAATCAAGTAA
- the mutM gene encoding bifunctional DNA-formamidopyrimidine glycosylase/DNA-(apurinic or apyrimidinic site) lyase → MPELPEVEVCRLGIKPHIDGETITDIVVRQRQLRWPIPEQISDAIGEVIVAVERRSKYLIIKVASGSILIHLGMSGTIRVIDKTLVPVKHDHVDIVLGNGKALRLNDPRRFGAVLWLAGDQDEQGVLAKLGPEPLTDDFHADYLYEKSRNKAVPVKTFIMNNPVVVGVGNIYANESLFLSGIRPTKKAGKLTKKQCQVLTNNIKEVLAAAIKQGGTTLKDFTQADGRPGYFKQSLYVYGRAGEPCLTCQTMLKEVRQSNRSSVYCPQCQK, encoded by the coding sequence ATGCCCGAATTACCTGAAGTCGAAGTATGCCGTTTAGGCATCAAACCACATATTGATGGTGAAACAATTACCGATATTGTGGTGCGCCAACGTCAACTGCGATGGCCGATACCAGAGCAAATTAGCGATGCGATTGGCGAAGTGATCGTCGCCGTTGAACGCCGCTCAAAGTACCTAATTATTAAAGTGGCAAGTGGCAGCATACTCATTCATTTAGGCATGTCAGGTACCATTCGTGTTATTGATAAGACGTTAGTGCCAGTAAAACACGATCATGTTGATATTGTTTTGGGCAATGGCAAGGCATTAAGGCTTAATGATCCGCGCCGTTTTGGCGCAGTGCTATGGCTTGCTGGTGATCAAGACGAGCAAGGGGTGCTTGCTAAACTGGGGCCAGAGCCACTGACAGACGATTTCCATGCCGATTATCTTTATGAGAAATCGCGCAATAAAGCAGTGCCTGTTAAAACTTTTATTATGAATAATCCGGTCGTGGTTGGTGTTGGTAATATCTATGCAAATGAATCACTTTTTTTAAGTGGTATTAGGCCAACCAAAAAAGCGGGCAAGCTGACTAAAAAGCAATGCCAAGTCCTCACTAATAACATTAAAGAGGTACTTGCCGCGGCAATTAAACAGGGCGGTACAACGCTGAAAGACTTTACCCAGGCCGATGGTCGCCCAGGTTATTTTAAACAGTCTTTGTATGTCTATGGGCGCGCAGGTGAGCCTTGCTTAACTTGCCAAACGATGTTGAAAGAGGTACGCCAGTCAAATCGTAGCTCAGTGTATTGCCCACAATGCCAAAAATAA